From Stigmatopora argus isolate UIUO_Sarg chromosome 14, RoL_Sarg_1.0, whole genome shotgun sequence, the proteins below share one genomic window:
- the phb gene encoding prohibitin 1, translating to MAKLFESIGKLGLALAIGGSVVNSALFNVDAGHQAVIFDRFRGVQDTVVGEGTHFLIPWVQKPIVFDCRSRPRNVPVITGSKDLQNVNITLRILFRPVSTQLPRIFTSIGEDYDERVLPSITTEVLKAVVARFDAGELITQRELVSRQVSEDLTERASTFGLILDDVSLTHLTFGKEFTEAVEMKQVAQQEAERARFVVEKAEQLKQAAVISAEGDSQAALLIANSLMEAGDGLVELRKLEAAEDVAMLLSRARNVTYLPSGQGTLLQLPL from the exons ATGGCCAAGCTATTTGAGTCCATTGGCAAGCTGGGGCTGGCCCTGGCCATAGGTGGAAGTGTCGTAAACTCCGCTCTTTTCAATG TGGACGCGGGGCACCAGGCGGTGATATTCGACAGGTTCCGAGGCGTGCAGGACACCGTGGTCGGCGAGGGCACTCACTTCCTCATCCCGTGGGTGCAGAAGCCAATCGTTTTCGACTGTCGCTCCCGTCCCCGAAACGTCCCCGTCATCACGGGAAGCAAAG ATCTGCAGAATGTCAACATCACGCTGCGTATCCTCTTCCGACCGGTGAGCACGCAGCTCCCGCGCATCTTCACCAGCATCGGCGAGGACTACGACGAAAGAGTGCTGCCGTCCATCACCACGGAGGTGCTGAAGGCCGTAGTG GCGCGGTTCGATGCCGGCGAGCTCATTACGCAGAGAGAGCTGGTCTCCCGCCAGGTCAGCGAGGACCTCACGGAAAGAGCTTCCACGTTCGGGCTCATCCTAGATGACGTCTCACTG ACGCACTTGACGTTTGGCAAGGAGTTCACGGAGGCCGTAGAGATGAAGCAGGTGGCCCAGCAGGAGGCCGAGAGGGCCAGATTCGTCGTGGAGAAG GCGGAGCAATTGAAGCAAGCCGCCGTCATCTCGGCCGAGGGCGACTCCCAGGCCGCCCTCCTTATCGCCAACTCCCTCATGGAAGCCGGCGACGGCCTGGTGGAGCTGCGCAAACTGGAGGCGGCCGAGGACGTGGCTATGCTGCTGTCTCGCGCGCGGAACGTCACCTACCTGCCGTCGGGGCAGGGCACCTTGCTCCAACTGCCCCTGTGA